One genomic segment of Marinitoga piezophila KA3 includes these proteins:
- a CDS encoding Fic family protein produces the protein MAKDNLIEFRKKLFSLQVIKIPNNEWLYMLGSETRNSIMIEGIFVDEDELDSAISGKYKSGSEVSNYFRTARYYYNMAIELSRTNEEIPCLTFVKNTHRMLFENIIKNYDKLGNFRNGPIKITGAKINPPMYDIADWIRLWCNYSKYAFSNHPIAEASARVHVFFESIHPFEDGNGRIGRILLNFLLIANGYLNIVLKGEKEKDRNNYILALESAEKGIREIFKSSPTSFTPEQIDNHFKKEDTKKLSKIIRDAIIETYDKLICSENKEKLVTVEEYSNLSGKTQENIRKMISRKKLIAWKPRGRWLIYPFQIKNN, from the coding sequence ATGGCAAAAGATAACTTAATTGAATTTAGAAAAAAACTTTTTTCACTTCAAGTAATTAAAATCCCAAACAATGAATGGTTATATATGCTTGGTTCTGAAACCAGAAATTCAATAATGATTGAAGGAATATTTGTAGACGAAGATGAACTTGATTCAGCAATTTCAGGAAAATACAAATCTGGTAGTGAAGTTTCAAATTATTTTAGAACAGCAAGATATTATTACAACATGGCTATTGAATTGTCTCGAACAAATGAAGAAATTCCATGTTTAACCTTCGTAAAAAACACACATAGAATGTTATTTGAAAATATTATTAAAAATTATGATAAACTGGGAAATTTTAGAAATGGTCCTATAAAAATTACCGGCGCAAAAATCAATCCTCCTATGTATGATATAGCCGATTGGATAAGGTTATGGTGTAATTACTCAAAATATGCATTTTCTAATCATCCTATTGCAGAAGCCTCTGCAAGAGTACATGTTTTTTTTGAATCTATACATCCTTTTGAAGATGGTAATGGTCGTATTGGCAGAATCCTTTTAAATTTTTTACTTATAGCAAATGGATATTTAAATATTGTTTTAAAAGGTGAAAAGGAAAAGGACAGAAATAATTATATTTTAGCTCTTGAATCTGCAGAAAAAGGAATAAGAGAAATTTTTAAAAGTTCACCCACATCTTTTACTCCTGAACAAATTGATAATCATTTTAAAAAGGAGGACACCAAAAAACTTTCAAAAATTATAAGAGATGCTATAATAGAAACATATGATAAGTTAATATGTTCTGAAAATAAAGAAAAATTGGTTACTGTTGAAGAATATTCAAATTTATCAGGAAAAACACAGGAAAATATTCGAAAAATGATTTCAAGAAAAAAACTAATTGCTTGGAAACCCCGAGGAAGATGGTTAATTTACCCATTTCAGATTAAAAATAATTAA
- a CDS encoding ABC transporter ATP-binding protein, with protein sequence MSARRGGPMGGGPGMKGPVEKAKDFKGTMKRLMQYLKVYKWSFITVIVFAMASATFSIVGPKILGKATTKIFEGIIGKIMGKTEGIDFAYISNIILILSGLYILSAIFGYIQGWIMSGISMKVSYNLRKEIMEKIHRMPLKYFDGTNHGEVLSRITNDVDTVSRTLNQSISQLIISSTMIIGVIVMMLSISWMMTLIALFILPLSGFLMMTVIKHSQKFFKKRQEYLGHVNGHVEEMYGGHTIVRVFNGEEKSIKKFENLSDQLYDSDWKSQFLSSMMMPIMNFIGNLGYVVVAVVGGWFAAKRLIEVGDIQAFIQYMRSFTQPIAQLANISNIFQQTAAAAERVFEFLDEEEEIEDVENPVDVSQIKGKVEFRNVRFGYNPDKIIIKNFSEIIQPGQTIAIVGPTGAGKTTLVKLLMRFYDVNDGAILIDDIDIRKFKRNDLRSLFGMVLQDTWLSNTTIMENIRYGRLDATDEEVIEAAKMAHVDSFVHALPGGYNMVINEEINNISQGEKQLITIARAFLANPKILILDEATSSVDTRTELKVQQAMEKLMKGRTSFVIAHRLSTIKNADLIIVMNEGDVVEQGTHEELLKKNGFYANLYNSQFEVVEN encoded by the coding sequence ATGAGCGCACGAAGAGGAGGCCCAATGGGCGGTGGTCCTGGAATGAAAGGACCTGTTGAAAAAGCCAAGGACTTTAAAGGTACAATGAAGAGATTAATGCAATATTTAAAAGTATATAAATGGTCATTTATAACAGTTATTGTATTTGCAATGGCAAGTGCAACGTTTTCAATAGTTGGTCCTAAAATTCTTGGTAAAGCTACAACAAAGATATTTGAAGGTATAATTGGAAAAATAATGGGAAAAACCGAAGGAATAGACTTTGCATATATATCAAATATAATATTAATTTTAAGTGGATTGTATATTTTAAGTGCAATTTTTGGATATATTCAGGGTTGGATAATGTCCGGTATTTCAATGAAGGTTAGCTACAATTTAAGAAAAGAAATAATGGAAAAAATACACAGAATGCCATTAAAATACTTTGACGGGACAAATCACGGTGAAGTGCTTTCAAGAATAACCAATGACGTTGATACAGTAAGTAGAACATTAAATCAAAGTATTTCACAATTAATTATATCTTCCACCATGATAATTGGTGTTATTGTAATGATGCTTTCAATAAGCTGGATGATGACTTTAATTGCTTTATTTATACTTCCATTATCAGGATTTTTAATGATGACAGTAATAAAACATTCTCAGAAATTTTTCAAAAAAAGACAGGAATATCTTGGACATGTTAATGGACATGTTGAAGAAATGTATGGCGGTCATACAATAGTAAGGGTGTTTAATGGAGAAGAAAAAAGCATAAAAAAGTTTGAAAATTTAAGCGATCAATTATACGATTCTGATTGGAAATCCCAATTCCTCTCCAGTATGATGATGCCAATAATGAATTTTATAGGAAATCTTGGATATGTTGTAGTTGCAGTGGTTGGTGGATGGTTTGCTGCAAAAAGATTAATAGAAGTTGGGGATATACAGGCATTTATACAATATATGAGATCATTTACACAACCTATTGCACAATTGGCAAATATATCAAACATTTTCCAGCAAACTGCAGCAGCTGCAGAACGTGTATTTGAATTTTTAGATGAAGAAGAGGAAATAGAAGATGTTGAAAATCCAGTTGATGTTTCACAAATAAAAGGTAAGGTTGAATTTAGAAATGTGCGTTTTGGATATAATCCAGATAAAATAATTATTAAAAACTTCTCCGAAATAATTCAACCTGGACAAACAATAGCCATTGTTGGTCCAACTGGTGCAGGTAAAACAACGCTTGTAAAATTGTTAATGAGATTTTATGATGTAAATGACGGTGCAATATTAATAGACGATATAGATATAAGAAAATTTAAAAGAAATGATTTAAGATCATTATTTGGAATGGTATTACAGGACACATGGCTTTCAAATACAACTATAATGGAAAATATAAGATACGGAAGACTTGACGCAACAGATGAAGAAGTAATAGAAGCCGCAAAAATGGCACATGTGGATTCGTTTGTTCATGCATTGCCTGGTGGATATAACATGGTTATAAACGAAGAAATAAATAATATATCTCAAGGTGAAAAACAATTAATTACCATAGCAAGAGCCTTTTTAGCAAATCCTAAAATACTTATACTTGATGAAGCGACAAGTTCTGTTGATACAAGAACGGAATTAAAGGTTCAGCAGGCAATGGAAAAATTAATGAAAGGAAGAACGAGTTTTGTTATTGCGCATAGATTATCAACAATAAAAAATGCAGATCTTATAATAGTAATGAATGAAGGTGACGTTGTAGAACAGGGAACACATGAAGAATTACTAAAGAAAAATGGATTTTATGCAAATCTTTATAACTCTCAGTTTGAAGTTGTGGAAAATTAA
- a CDS encoding ABC transporter ATP-binding protein yields MIKLMKFMKPYTVLLILSIGLLFIQATSDLSLPDYMSNIVNVGIQKSGITETIPEVIRATEMKRLFLFMNKDEKKSILNGYEYIKTGSEEAKNYIDEYPILEKESVYILKENENTEGFEKIFSRAFFAVQAIEKGETEGLKINKNSKVDIFKLLIFLPEKQRIDFADNIYEKFSKLGDSMISQSLAMAIKNEYEKVGIDLYQRQKSYILTTGSIMLLIALISVTSAVIVGFFASKTAAGMARDLRKAIFSKVENFAGEEFDKFSTASLITRTTNDITQIQNLMVILIRIVFYAPILGIGGVFRALDKSPSMSWIIGVAVAGILTLIISIFSVAFPKFKLIQKLVDKINLIARENLSGIMVIRAFNTQEHEKKRFDKANVELTKTSLFVNRLMAVMMPAMMLVMNITMILIVWVGAHQIDNFNLQVGDMMAFMQYSMQIIFSFIMMSMIFILFPRASVSANRIAEVLAMEPSITDPEKPKHFKKPFKGIVEFKNVFFKYPGGEDYALKDISFKAEPGKTTAIIGSTGSGKSTLVNLIPRIYDVTKGEVLIDGINVKEVTQKELREHIGYVPQKTTLFSGTIESNIKYGNENLTDEEMKKVADIAEALEFIEKLPEGFKTDVSQAGKNFSGGQKQRLSIARALAKKPEIFIFDDSFSALDFKTDLSIRRKLREYTKDSTIIIVAQRISTIINADQIIVIDEGKIVGIGTHNELMKSCETYREIAYSQLSEEELA; encoded by the coding sequence ATAATTAAACTAATGAAATTTATGAAACCATATACTGTGTTATTAATATTATCTATAGGCTTGCTCTTTATTCAAGCTACAAGCGATCTTTCATTGCCTGATTATATGTCAAATATAGTTAATGTTGGTATTCAAAAAAGCGGCATTACAGAAACTATACCGGAAGTTATAAGAGCTACTGAAATGAAAAGATTATTTTTGTTTATGAATAAAGATGAGAAAAAAAGCATATTAAATGGTTATGAATATATAAAAACAGGCAGTGAAGAGGCAAAAAATTATATAGATGAATATCCAATACTTGAAAAAGAATCAGTTTATATTTTAAAGGAGAATGAAAATACAGAAGGATTTGAAAAAATATTTTCAAGGGCTTTTTTTGCAGTTCAGGCAATAGAAAAAGGTGAAACAGAAGGCCTTAAAATAAATAAAAATAGCAAAGTAGATATATTTAAATTACTTATATTTTTACCAGAAAAACAAAGAATAGATTTTGCTGATAATATATATGAAAAATTCAGTAAATTAGGGGATTCAATGATAAGTCAGTCATTGGCAATGGCCATAAAAAATGAATATGAAAAAGTTGGAATAGATTTATATCAGAGACAAAAAAGCTATATTTTAACAACAGGAAGCATAATGCTTTTAATAGCTTTGATAAGTGTAACAAGTGCAGTAATAGTTGGTTTTTTTGCATCTAAAACGGCAGCAGGAATGGCAAGGGATTTAAGAAAAGCCATATTTTCAAAGGTAGAAAACTTTGCAGGAGAGGAATTTGACAAGTTTTCCACTGCATCATTAATAACAAGGACAACAAATGATATAACACAAATACAAAATTTAATGGTTATTTTAATAAGAATAGTGTTTTACGCGCCTATACTTGGTATTGGTGGAGTATTTAGAGCACTTGATAAAAGTCCTTCCATGTCATGGATAATTGGTGTAGCAGTAGCCGGAATACTTACATTGATTATATCAATATTCAGCGTAGCATTTCCAAAATTCAAATTAATACAGAAATTAGTTGATAAAATAAATTTAATTGCCAGAGAAAACCTTTCAGGTATTATGGTTATAAGAGCATTTAACACACAGGAACATGAGAAAAAGAGATTTGATAAAGCAAATGTTGAACTTACAAAGACTTCATTATTTGTAAATAGATTAATGGCTGTAATGATGCCAGCAATGATGCTTGTTATGAATATTACAATGATACTTATAGTTTGGGTAGGAGCACATCAAATAGACAATTTCAATCTTCAAGTTGGAGATATGATGGCATTTATGCAGTATTCAATGCAGATAATCTTTTCATTCATAATGATGTCTATGATATTCATATTATTCCCAAGAGCTTCTGTATCCGCAAATAGAATAGCAGAAGTACTTGCAATGGAACCATCAATAACAGATCCAGAAAAACCAAAACACTTTAAAAAGCCATTTAAAGGAATTGTTGAATTTAAAAATGTATTCTTTAAATATCCTGGTGGTGAAGATTATGCTTTAAAGGATATATCTTTTAAAGCAGAACCTGGAAAGACAACTGCTATAATTGGTTCAACAGGTTCCGGTAAATCTACGCTGGTAAATTTAATTCCACGAATATATGATGTAACAAAGGGTGAAGTATTAATAGATGGAATAAACGTAAAAGAAGTTACACAAAAAGAATTACGAGAACACATAGGATATGTTCCACAAAAAACAACGTTATTTAGCGGCACCATAGAATCCAATATAAAATATGGAAATGAAAACCTTACTGATGAAGAAATGAAAAAGGTTGCCGATATAGCAGAAGCATTGGAGTTTATAGAAAAACTTCCAGAAGGTTTTAAAACAGATGTGTCACAGGCAGGTAAAAACTTTTCTGGCGGTCAGAAACAACGTTTATCCATTGCAAGGGCACTTGCAAAAAAGCCTGAAATATTTATATTTGACGATAGTTTTTCAGCGCTTGACTTTAAAACAGATTTATCAATAAGGAGAAAATTAAGAGAATACACCAAGGATAGTACAATAATCATAGTTGCCCAGAGAATTTCCACAATAATAAATGCTGATCAAATTATAGTTATAGATGAAGGAAAGATTGTTGGAATAGGAACTCATAATGAATTAATGAAGAGCTGTGAAACATATAGAGAAATAGCCTATTCACAGCTATCAGAGGAGGAATTGGCATGA
- a CDS encoding MarR family winged helix-turn-helix transcriptional regulator: MDERSSAIEVIKLIKEIKELLRKAMTTQFENMEITSSQWMILGILMKNGRMKIGDLSKEVGLSNSTVTGIIDRLEKRNFVKRVRDSKDRRVIYIELTEEFEKNKKGLNLSMDNKLNEFLENVSETELKKVIDGLGILKDVLTKNLKGDDENN, from the coding sequence ATGGATGAAAGAAGCTCTGCTATAGAGGTAATAAAGCTTATCAAAGAAATAAAGGAGTTGCTGAGAAAAGCTATGACTACACAATTTGAAAACATGGAAATAACATCTTCCCAATGGATGATATTAGGGATACTAATGAAGAACGGGAGAATGAAAATAGGTGATTTGAGCAAAGAAGTTGGATTATCAAATAGTACGGTAACCGGTATTATAGACAGGTTGGAAAAACGAAATTTTGTCAAAAGAGTGAGGGATTCAAAGGATCGGCGGGTTATATATATTGAATTAACGGAAGAATTTGAAAAAAATAAAAAAGGATTAAATCTAAGTATGGATAATAAACTCAATGAATTTTTGGAAAATGTATCAGAAACTGAATTAAAAAAGGTTATAGACGGGCTTGGAATATTAAAAGATGTTTTAACAAAAAATTTGAAAGGAGATGATGAAAATAATTAA
- a CDS encoding radical SAM protein, with product MKAVIIDGYVDEPAILGVPPYVSPYVRYAAGALYYHEIDVDYYTIDQVRDKDLWQSFNHYEYLIIIGGVTVPGHYMGGTPISLTEIDKLFSKNREPLKVLGGSIVKGYTLKGGKAAIPVNPDNVDFIVNGDIEKFLYVYPVSDDYNLNDKSDYDLISKIAPLGAQILKQHPRYPDIIAEMDLSRGCERTNGFCSFCTEPLISGKYRERPLEDLLIEMKAIADVGVKNFRFGRAANFLAYGSKLNNGKPNIPLFQELYSEAVKFAEILHTDNANPAYIIKHKNDIKKLLEIIVKYNTAGDILSFGVESFDENVVRKNRVDIFPEESIEAIRIVNEVGGIRDENGIPKLLPGINLLFGLIGETKETFEINKRYLERIMKEDLLVRRINVRQAMAFPGTLLFKEKPKQHKKEFRKFKEYMESYNHEMLKKVFPMGSILKNVIIEEIRGKISFGRQIGTYPIKTGIIGNFNIFEKTDAIVIDHGARSITALKYPFDINNANINELSAIPGIGKKTAEKIVLSKPITDISKLEIDDTAKRKISFLIKNGSIIKSV from the coding sequence TTGAAAGCTGTAATTATTGACGGTTATGTTGATGAACCAGCAATTTTAGGTGTTCCGCCATATGTTTCTCCATATGTTAGATATGCAGCTGGAGCATTATATTATCACGAAATTGATGTTGATTATTACACAATTGATCAGGTAAGAGATAAAGATTTATGGCAATCTTTTAATCACTATGAATACTTAATAATAATAGGCGGTGTTACTGTTCCTGGACATTATATGGGCGGAACCCCCATTTCATTAACTGAAATAGACAAACTTTTTTCGAAAAATAGAGAACCTTTAAAGGTTTTAGGTGGCTCTATTGTAAAAGGCTATACATTAAAAGGCGGAAAAGCAGCTATCCCGGTTAATCCTGATAATGTTGACTTTATTGTAAATGGTGATATAGAAAAGTTTTTATATGTTTATCCTGTTTCCGATGATTATAATTTAAACGATAAATCAGATTATGATTTAATCTCGAAAATAGCTCCTTTAGGGGCACAAATTTTAAAACAACATCCAAGATATCCTGACATTATTGCAGAAATGGATCTTTCACGTGGTTGCGAAAGAACTAATGGTTTTTGTTCTTTTTGTACAGAACCTTTAATTAGTGGTAAATATAGGGAAAGGCCTCTTGAAGATTTATTAATTGAAATGAAGGCTATTGCAGATGTTGGTGTTAAAAACTTCAGGTTTGGAAGGGCTGCAAACTTTCTTGCATATGGTTCAAAACTTAATAATGGAAAACCAAATATACCATTATTCCAGGAATTATATAGCGAAGCTGTTAAGTTTGCTGAGATATTGCATACAGATAATGCAAATCCCGCTTATATAATAAAACACAAAAACGATATTAAAAAATTGTTGGAGATTATAGTTAAATACAATACTGCTGGTGATATTCTTTCTTTTGGCGTTGAATCTTTTGATGAAAATGTGGTAAGAAAAAATAGAGTGGATATTTTTCCAGAGGAATCTATTGAAGCCATAAGAATTGTTAACGAAGTGGGCGGAATTAGAGATGAAAACGGTATTCCTAAACTTCTCCCGGGCATTAATCTGTTATTTGGTTTAATTGGTGAGACAAAAGAAACCTTTGAAATAAATAAAAGATATCTTGAACGCATAATGAAAGAAGATTTGCTTGTACGAAGAATCAACGTTCGCCAGGCAATGGCTTTTCCAGGCACTTTACTATTTAAAGAAAAACCGAAACAACATAAAAAGGAATTTAGAAAATTCAAGGAATATATGGAATCATATAATCATGAGATGTTGAAAAAGGTTTTCCCTATGGGTAGTATTTTAAAAAATGTAATTATAGAGGAAATAAGAGGAAAGATTTCATTTGGAAGGCAAATTGGAACTTATCCTATTAAAACAGGTATTATTGGGAACTTCAATATTTTCGAAAAAACTGATGCCATTGTAATAGACCATGGTGCGCGTTCTATTACAGCATTAAAGTATCCTTTTGATATTAATAATGCAAATATAAATGAATTATCTGCAATTCCTGGAATAGGGAAAAAAACTGCAGAAAAAATCGTTCTTTCTAAACCTATTACAGATATTTCAAAATTGGAAATAGATGATACTGCAAAAAGAAAAATTTCATTCTTAATAAAAAACGGTAGTATAATAAAAAGTGTGTAA
- a CDS encoding IS256 family transposase: MPRKRKEENEQILGNVDRNFIKQYIKENGIKDWNDVEDISKKLVKIMLEEMLKAEMDYELGYEKYSRKPEDNDNYRNGYSKKTVITKNGEMELTVPRDRNGEFEPQIVKKRQRHISVIEDLVLSLYSKGLSVRDIRDHIKEIYDVEVSPEKISMITNSVMPLINDWRNRPLEEIYAIVYLDASFYSVKEDGVVKRKAIYNVIGINLDGYKDILGIYIEKTESSRFWMNVLNDLKARGVKDILIASVDGLNGFVDAIHTAFPNAEVQMCIVHQLRNTFKYVPHKHRKAVVKDLKPIYQAPSLEAAEAALEDFEKKWGETHPLAVQIWKNNWDKLSAYFKYSEPIRRLIYTTNPIENVHRQFRKITKNKSVFPTDDSLIKAIYFAAMRITEKWTTRIRDWGQILNELRIYFGDDRVPIYRTND; encoded by the coding sequence ATGCCGAGAAAAAGAAAAGAGGAAAATGAACAGATTCTTGGCAATGTGGATAGGAATTTCATAAAACAATATATAAAAGAAAATGGAATTAAGGATTGGAATGATGTTGAGGATATAAGCAAAAAGCTTGTAAAAATAATGCTTGAAGAAATGTTGAAAGCAGAAATGGATTATGAACTTGGATATGAAAAGTATTCCAGAAAACCTGAGGATAACGATAATTATCGAAATGGTTATTCTAAAAAAACTGTAATAACTAAAAATGGTGAGATGGAATTAACAGTTCCAAGGGATAGGAATGGAGAATTTGAACCACAAATTGTTAAAAAGAGACAAAGACATATTTCTGTTATTGAGGATTTGGTATTATCGCTATATTCAAAAGGATTAAGTGTCAGGGATATTAGAGACCATATTAAAGAAATATATGATGTGGAAGTTTCTCCAGAGAAAATCAGTATGATTACTAATTCTGTAATGCCTTTAATAAATGATTGGAGAAATAGACCTTTGGAAGAGATATATGCTATTGTATATCTGGACGCTTCATTTTATTCAGTAAAAGAAGATGGTGTTGTTAAAAGAAAGGCTATATATAACGTCATAGGTATTAATCTTGATGGATATAAGGATATCCTTGGTATATACATAGAAAAAACTGAATCCTCAAGATTCTGGATGAATGTCTTGAATGATTTAAAAGCCAGAGGTGTTAAAGATATTTTAATCGCTTCTGTTGATGGGTTAAATGGTTTTGTTGATGCAATCCATACCGCTTTCCCTAATGCTGAAGTTCAAATGTGTATTGTCCATCAATTGAGAAATACATTTAAATATGTCCCTCATAAGCATAGAAAAGCTGTTGTTAAGGATTTAAAACCTATATATCAAGCTCCAAGTCTTGAAGCTGCTGAAGCTGCACTTGAAGATTTCGAAAAAAAATGGGGCGAAACTCACCCCTTGGCAGTACAAATATGGAAAAATAATTGGGATAAATTATCAGCCTATTTTAAATATTCAGAACCAATAAGAAGGCTGATATACACAACCAATCCAATAGAAAATGTTCATAGACAATTTAGAAAAATAACCAAAAACAAAAGCGTATTTCCAACAGATGACTCATTGATAAAAGCAATATATTTTGCAGCAATGAGAATAACGGAAAAATGGACTACAAGAATTAGGGATTGGGGACAAATATTAAATGAGTTAAGAATATATTTTGGAGATGATAGAGTGCCTATTTACAGAACAAACGATTAA
- the mutL gene encoding DNA mismatch repair endonuclease MutL — MAIIKLPQSVIMKIAAGEVVTGTFAVVKELFENSIDAHADEITVEIQDGGKTYIKISDNGIGMSEDEILLAVQPHTTSKIKDVEDLYSIHTYGFRGEALAAISRVSRMKITSRRKSDEIATAVEFVGSEPINVKKVMAPYGTTIEVKDLFFNLPARRKFLKSSAVEGRMVTEIIEKFIFATNVGIKFIKDKKNIYNIQKDTPLIQKINTVFPETKEEDFFELNFEENWYKIKGYISHPRVTRNNRSAQIFFVNNRYIRSGELFAVFEAGYGEMLESRRHPYGIVFFEIDPSEVDVNVHPQKLEVKISESKILYNAFKRLVRQTLLNETKFKMQISIEKHEENNLNSDIENNQINLNQNIINYEKENKNEYALKEETIEYKTFNIKRENTEKPGLNMNYERTNPIKNLISPERIKKESIIEHSSKNNISENRNYVEETKDFSQYRILGLLANRYILLEVKDALYFIDFHAAHERVIYEDLKKEFIENGNITTQFMMIPIKLNLDAVRKDILENNIERVRKLGFEISKINEDYYIKGMPSNIKINEPEKTVIEILDELRLEGIENEKKIFDNVIATMSCRAAVKTGDDPVGLETLISKIIEYNILTCPHGRPIAMELKIKKIDDFFERT; from the coding sequence ATGGCAATAATTAAATTGCCACAATCGGTAATAATGAAAATAGCTGCTGGAGAAGTAGTAACAGGTACCTTTGCAGTTGTAAAGGAATTATTTGAAAATTCAATTGATGCACATGCAGATGAAATTACTGTTGAAATACAGGATGGAGGAAAAACATATATAAAAATTTCAGATAATGGAATAGGAATGTCGGAAGATGAGATATTATTGGCAGTTCAACCACATACCACAAGCAAAATAAAGGATGTTGAAGATTTATATTCAATACATACATATGGGTTTAGAGGAGAAGCTCTGGCAGCAATATCAAGGGTTTCCAGAATGAAAATAACTTCAAGAAGAAAAAGTGATGAAATAGCTACAGCAGTAGAATTTGTTGGTTCTGAGCCTATTAATGTAAAAAAAGTAATGGCACCGTATGGTACAACAATAGAAGTAAAAGATCTCTTTTTTAATCTTCCAGCACGAAGAAAATTTTTAAAATCTTCTGCTGTTGAAGGAAGAATGGTAACTGAAATAATAGAAAAATTTATATTTGCCACAAATGTAGGAATTAAGTTTATAAAAGACAAAAAGAACATTTATAATATACAGAAAGATACACCGCTTATACAAAAAATAAATACTGTTTTTCCGGAAACAAAAGAGGAAGATTTTTTTGAATTAAATTTTGAAGAAAACTGGTATAAAATAAAAGGATATATATCACATCCAAGGGTTACAAGGAACAACAGAAGCGCACAAATATTCTTTGTCAATAATAGATATATACGTTCAGGAGAGTTGTTCGCAGTTTTTGAAGCAGGATATGGCGAAATGCTCGAATCAAGAAGACATCCATATGGAATTGTGTTTTTTGAGATTGATCCATCTGAAGTTGATGTCAATGTTCATCCTCAAAAATTAGAAGTAAAGATTTCAGAATCAAAGATATTATATAATGCATTTAAGCGGCTTGTAAGGCAAACACTTCTTAATGAAACAAAATTTAAAATGCAGATTTCTATTGAAAAGCATGAAGAAAATAACCTAAATTCAGATATTGAAAATAATCAAATAAATTTAAATCAGAATATAATTAATTATGAGAAGGAAAACAAAAATGAATACGCTTTAAAAGAAGAAACAATTGAATATAAGACATTTAATATAAAACGGGAAAATACCGAAAAACCAGGATTAAATATGAATTATGAAAGAACTAATCCAATTAAAAATTTAATATCACCTGAAAGGATAAAAAAAGAAAGCATAATTGAGCATAGCTCAAAAAATAATATTTCAGAAAATAGGAATTATGTAGAAGAAACAAAGGATTTTTCTCAGTATAGGATATTAGGATTGCTTGCTAATAGATATATTCTTTTGGAGGTTAAGGATGCCTTATATTTTATAGATTTTCATGCAGCACATGAAAGGGTTATTTATGAGGATTTAAAAAAAGAGTTTATTGAAAATGGAAATATAACAACGCAATTTATGATGATACCTATAAAATTGAATTTAGATGCTGTGAGAAAGGACATATTGGAAAATAATATTGAAAGGGTTAGAAAGCTTGGTTTTGAAATTTCAAAAATTAATGAAGATTACTATATAAAAGGAATGCCTTCTAACATTAAAATAAACGAGCCAGAAAAAACAGTTATAGAAATTCTTGATGAGTTAAGACTTGAAGGTATAGAAAATGAAAAAAAGATTTTTGATAATGTTATAGCAACTATGTCATGTAGAGCAGCAGTAAAAACGGGTGATGATCCTGTGGGTTTGGAAACATTAATTTCTAAAATAATAGAATACAACATTTTAACCTGTCCTCACGGAAGACCAATTGCAATGGAATTGAAAATAAAAAAAATAGACGATTTTTTTGAAAGAACATAA